The following proteins are co-located in the Vigna unguiculata cultivar IT97K-499-35 chromosome 9, ASM411807v1, whole genome shotgun sequence genome:
- the LOC114163968 gene encoding mitogen-activated protein kinase kinase kinase 5-like isoform X1, producing MSNANCNKPSSPQPTIKQRRLTRQGRLRYLTDKDAALHSTTSLPASPLPSFKSGSASDHWSSSAVPQPLPRPDSPLTRRYDHHQLGSPPFEHPGFAFRRRSVDHDAVRSIRSTSNLGRPSFDPAASNAKHDLRVNIPPARVLAGNTSSCKDHIEHSQDNDSENVSDLRLHFSAKSAPNSIFSSPVTSPRRSSNVDFYDPSIIFHQDFNDILRVSPAKTAQSPDRTPLRSPGSLLNPEGCQSQLHKHSSRVLPDNNHVDAHPLPLPPRASPPPAQSSPQHQPSIVHLTVDNSPSMKGQWQKGKLIGRGSYGSVYHATNLETGASCAMKEVEMFPDDPKSADCIKQLEQEIRILRQLHHPNIVQYYGSEVDGDRLYIYMEYVHPGSLDKFMHDHCGAMTESVVRNFTRHILSGLAYLHSTKTIHRDIKGANLLVDATGMVKLADFGVSKILTEKSYELSLKGSPYWMAPELMKAAIKKESSPDVAMAIDIWSLGCTIIEMLTGKPPWREYEGPQAMFKVLHKSPKIPENLSSDGQDFLQQCFRRNPADRPSAALLLTHAFVQNLHDQDALLHSQGQNCPRGDPGSGDDSSRHSPAHSSRSNNRVVPASIGARFLHKIQNLIGDTSKKYDSEESNHSSRNSPCSMTEINSPQSSALNYMANSSNIPLTTVMRIIRHI from the exons ATGAGCAACGCCAACTGTAACAAGCCTTCTTCTCCCCAACCTACGATTAAACAACGTAGGCTCACTCGACAGGGGAGACTCCGATACCTCACTGACAAAGACGCTGCTCTGCATTCCACCACTTCTCTACCCGCTTCTCCTCTTCCCTCGTTTAAGTCCGGTTCCGCTTCTGACCATTGGTCTTCCTCTGCGGTTCCGCAACCGCTTCCGCGTCCCGACTCCCCGTTGACTCGTCGATACGATCATCATCAACTCGGATCGCCCCCTTTCGAACATCCTGGCTTCGCCTTTCGCAG AAGGTCGGTGGATCATGATGCTGTGAGAAGTATAAGGTCTACCAGCAATTTGGGTAGACCTTCTTTTGATCCGGCGGCTTCAAATGCCAAACACGATTTAAGAGTGAACATTCCACCTGCAAGAGTGTTGGCAG GCAATACCAGTTCATGTAAAGATCACATAGAACACTCTCAAGATAATGACTCTGAAAATGTTTCCGACTTGAGATTGCATTTTTCGGCCAAGAGTGCCCCCAACAGTATATTCTCCAGCCCTGTTACTAGTCCCCGTAGATCCAGCAATGTAGATTTCTATGATCCTTCCAtcatttttcatcaagattTTAATGACATTTTGAGAGTGTCACCGGCTAAAACTGCTCAGAGTCCAGACCGGACTCCTCTGCGCAGCCCAGGGAGCCTCCTCAATCCAGAGGGATGTCAGAGTCAGCTTCATAAACATAGCTCAAGAGTGTTGCCTGACAATAATCATGTTGATGCACATCCACTGCCTCTTCCTCCTAGAGCGTCACCACCGCCAGCACAGTCATCTCCCCAGCATCAACCAAGTATCGTGCACCTCACCGTAGATAATTCGCCTTCAATGAAAGGTCAATGGCAGAAAGGAAAACTTATAGGGCGGGGATCATATGGATCTGTTTATCACGCAACCAACTT AGAGACTGGAGCCTCGTGTGCAATGAAGGAGGTGGAAATGTTCCCCGATGATCCTAAATCTGCTGACTGCATAAAGCAACTTGAACAG GAAATTAGAATTCTCCGTCAATTACACCATCCCAACATTGTGCAGTACTATGGAAGTGAAGTA GATGGCGATCGACTGTACATATATATGGAGTATGTTCATCCTGGATCACTTGATAAGTTTATGCATGACCATTGTGGAGCTATGACAGAATCTGTAGTTCGCAACTTCACGAGGCATATTCTCTCTGGATTGGCATACTTGCATAGTACCAAGACCATTCACAG GGATATCAAAGGTGCAAACTTGTTGGTTGATGCAACGGGCATGGTTAAACTTGCGGATTTTGGGGTTTCAAAAATT CTGACAGAGAAATCGTATGAACTTTCATTGAAGGGTAGTCCCTACTGGATGGCTCCTGAG CTCATGAAGGCTGCCATAAAGAAAGAATCCAGTCCTGACGTTGCCATGGCCATTGATATATGGAGCTTAGGGTGCACTATCATCGAAATGCTGACAGGAAAACCTCCTTGGAGGGAATATGAAGGG CCGCAAGCCATGTTCAAGGTACTGCACAAATCCCCAAAAATACCTGAAAATTTGTCATCAGATGGACAGGATTTCCTTCAGCAGTGCTTCAGAAGGAATCCGGCAGATCGACCATCGGCAGCACTGCTTCTTACTCATGCTTTTGTACAAAATTTGCACGATCAAGATGCTCTACTTCATTCACAAGGGCAAAACTGTCCCAGAGGAGACCCTGGATCTGGA GATGATTCAAGTAGACATAGCCCCGCTCACAGTTCAAGAAGTAATAACCGTGTAGTGCCAGCCTCCATTGGCGCACGGTTTTtgcataaaattcaaaatttaatagg TGACACTTCGAAAAAATATGACAGCGAGGAATCTAATCATTCTTCTCGTAACTCTCCCTGCTCCATGACAGAAATAAACAGTCCTCAATCTAGTGCCCTCAATTACATGGCCAATTCCAGCAACATACCCCTCACCACCGTTATGAGAATCATCAGGCACATTTGA
- the LOC114163968 gene encoding mitogen-activated protein kinase kinase kinase 5-like isoform X2 has translation MSNANCNKPSSPQPTIKQRRLTRQGRLRYLTDKDAALHSTTSLPASPLPSFKSGSASDHWSSSAVPQPLPRPDSPLTRRYDHHQLGSPPFEHPGFAFRRSVDHDAVRSIRSTSNLGRPSFDPAASNAKHDLRVNIPPARVLAGNTSSCKDHIEHSQDNDSENVSDLRLHFSAKSAPNSIFSSPVTSPRRSSNVDFYDPSIIFHQDFNDILRVSPAKTAQSPDRTPLRSPGSLLNPEGCQSQLHKHSSRVLPDNNHVDAHPLPLPPRASPPPAQSSPQHQPSIVHLTVDNSPSMKGQWQKGKLIGRGSYGSVYHATNLETGASCAMKEVEMFPDDPKSADCIKQLEQEIRILRQLHHPNIVQYYGSEVDGDRLYIYMEYVHPGSLDKFMHDHCGAMTESVVRNFTRHILSGLAYLHSTKTIHRDIKGANLLVDATGMVKLADFGVSKILTEKSYELSLKGSPYWMAPELMKAAIKKESSPDVAMAIDIWSLGCTIIEMLTGKPPWREYEGPQAMFKVLHKSPKIPENLSSDGQDFLQQCFRRNPADRPSAALLLTHAFVQNLHDQDALLHSQGQNCPRGDPGSGDDSSRHSPAHSSRSNNRVVPASIGARFLHKIQNLIGDTSKKYDSEESNHSSRNSPCSMTEINSPQSSALNYMANSSNIPLTTVMRIIRHI, from the exons ATGAGCAACGCCAACTGTAACAAGCCTTCTTCTCCCCAACCTACGATTAAACAACGTAGGCTCACTCGACAGGGGAGACTCCGATACCTCACTGACAAAGACGCTGCTCTGCATTCCACCACTTCTCTACCCGCTTCTCCTCTTCCCTCGTTTAAGTCCGGTTCCGCTTCTGACCATTGGTCTTCCTCTGCGGTTCCGCAACCGCTTCCGCGTCCCGACTCCCCGTTGACTCGTCGATACGATCATCATCAACTCGGATCGCCCCCTTTCGAACATCCTGGCTTCGCCTTTCGCAG GTCGGTGGATCATGATGCTGTGAGAAGTATAAGGTCTACCAGCAATTTGGGTAGACCTTCTTTTGATCCGGCGGCTTCAAATGCCAAACACGATTTAAGAGTGAACATTCCACCTGCAAGAGTGTTGGCAG GCAATACCAGTTCATGTAAAGATCACATAGAACACTCTCAAGATAATGACTCTGAAAATGTTTCCGACTTGAGATTGCATTTTTCGGCCAAGAGTGCCCCCAACAGTATATTCTCCAGCCCTGTTACTAGTCCCCGTAGATCCAGCAATGTAGATTTCTATGATCCTTCCAtcatttttcatcaagattTTAATGACATTTTGAGAGTGTCACCGGCTAAAACTGCTCAGAGTCCAGACCGGACTCCTCTGCGCAGCCCAGGGAGCCTCCTCAATCCAGAGGGATGTCAGAGTCAGCTTCATAAACATAGCTCAAGAGTGTTGCCTGACAATAATCATGTTGATGCACATCCACTGCCTCTTCCTCCTAGAGCGTCACCACCGCCAGCACAGTCATCTCCCCAGCATCAACCAAGTATCGTGCACCTCACCGTAGATAATTCGCCTTCAATGAAAGGTCAATGGCAGAAAGGAAAACTTATAGGGCGGGGATCATATGGATCTGTTTATCACGCAACCAACTT AGAGACTGGAGCCTCGTGTGCAATGAAGGAGGTGGAAATGTTCCCCGATGATCCTAAATCTGCTGACTGCATAAAGCAACTTGAACAG GAAATTAGAATTCTCCGTCAATTACACCATCCCAACATTGTGCAGTACTATGGAAGTGAAGTA GATGGCGATCGACTGTACATATATATGGAGTATGTTCATCCTGGATCACTTGATAAGTTTATGCATGACCATTGTGGAGCTATGACAGAATCTGTAGTTCGCAACTTCACGAGGCATATTCTCTCTGGATTGGCATACTTGCATAGTACCAAGACCATTCACAG GGATATCAAAGGTGCAAACTTGTTGGTTGATGCAACGGGCATGGTTAAACTTGCGGATTTTGGGGTTTCAAAAATT CTGACAGAGAAATCGTATGAACTTTCATTGAAGGGTAGTCCCTACTGGATGGCTCCTGAG CTCATGAAGGCTGCCATAAAGAAAGAATCCAGTCCTGACGTTGCCATGGCCATTGATATATGGAGCTTAGGGTGCACTATCATCGAAATGCTGACAGGAAAACCTCCTTGGAGGGAATATGAAGGG CCGCAAGCCATGTTCAAGGTACTGCACAAATCCCCAAAAATACCTGAAAATTTGTCATCAGATGGACAGGATTTCCTTCAGCAGTGCTTCAGAAGGAATCCGGCAGATCGACCATCGGCAGCACTGCTTCTTACTCATGCTTTTGTACAAAATTTGCACGATCAAGATGCTCTACTTCATTCACAAGGGCAAAACTGTCCCAGAGGAGACCCTGGATCTGGA GATGATTCAAGTAGACATAGCCCCGCTCACAGTTCAAGAAGTAATAACCGTGTAGTGCCAGCCTCCATTGGCGCACGGTTTTtgcataaaattcaaaatttaatagg TGACACTTCGAAAAAATATGACAGCGAGGAATCTAATCATTCTTCTCGTAACTCTCCCTGCTCCATGACAGAAATAAACAGTCCTCAATCTAGTGCCCTCAATTACATGGCCAATTCCAGCAACATACCCCTCACCACCGTTATGAGAATCATCAGGCACATTTGA
- the LOC114163259 gene encoding serpin-ZX yields the protein MRFVNLMFKVLKYPKIGILKLASLRASVNSRIEITMDLRESISNQTDVALSMTKLLLSKEARDKNFVYSPLSLHVVLSIVAAGSKGPTLDQLLSFLRSKSTDHLNSFASQLVTVVLSDAYPAGGPRLSFADGVWVQQTLPLLPSFKHLVNTDYKATLASVDFQTKAVEVANEVNSWAEKETNGLVKELLPAGSVDSTTRLIFANALYFKGAWNEKFDASITKDHDFHLLDGNSVKVPFMTSKKKQFIRPFDGFKVLGLPYKQGEDKRQFTMYFFLPDAKDGLPALAEKLASESGFLERKLPNHRLEVGDFRIPRFKISFGFEASDVLKELGVVLPFTVGGLTEMVESPVGQNLCVSDIFHKSFIEVNEEGTEAAAATAATIMLRSALSSSKIDFVADHPFLFLIREDLTGTVLFMGQVLDPRAG from the exons atGAGGTTCGTTAATTTGATGTTCAAAGTGTTGAAATATCCAAAAATCGGGATTCTAAAATTAGCGTCACTGCGAGCATCAGTTAATTCGAGAATCGAAATAACAATGGACCTGCGTGAATCGATCAGCAACCAAACCGATGTTGCCCTGAGCATGACCAAGCTGTTGTTGTCGAAGGAAGCTCGGGACAAGAACTTCGTGTATTCGCCGCTATCGTTGCACGTTGTTCTCAGCATCGTCGCTGCTGGCTCCAAGGGTCCCACACTCGATCAGCTTCTCTCCTTCCTCCGATCCAAGTCCACCGACCATCTCAACTCCTTCGCCTCTCAGCTCGTCACCGTCGTACTCTCCGATGCCTATCCCGCCGGCGGGCCTCGACTCTCCTTCGCCGACGGCGTCTGGGTTCAGCAAACTCTTCCTCTTCTCCCTTCCTTCAAACACCTTGTCAACACTGATTACAAGGCAACTTTGGCTTCGGTTGATTTCCAGACCAAG gCGGTTGAAGTGGCCAATGAAGTTAATTCTTGGGCCGAAAAGGAGACAAATGGCCTTGTAAAAGAACTTCTTCCTGCTGGATCTGTTGACAGTACAACCAGACTCATCTTTGCAAATGCACTGTACTTCAAAGGAGCGTGGAATGAGAAGTTCGATGCTTCAATTACAAAAGACCACGATTTCCACCTTCTTGATGGCAATTCAGTCAAGGTTCCCTTCATGACTAGCAAGAAGAAGCAGTTCATAAGGCCTTTTGATGGTTTTAAAGTCCTTGGTCTTCCCTACAAGCAAGGCGAAGATAAACGCCAATTCACCATGTACTTTTTCCTTCCAGATGCTAAAGATGGGCTGCCAGCTTTAGCTGAGAAGTTGGCTTCTGAATCTGGGTTCTTGGAACGCAAGCTTCCTAATCACCGATTGGAAGTAGGGGATTTCAGGATCCCTAGattcaaaatttcttttgggTTTGAAGCCTCTGATGTGCTGAAGGAACTTGGAGTGGTTTTACCTTTCACTGTTGGAGGTTTGACAGAAATGGTGGAGTCTCCTGTGGGTCAAAACCTGTGTGTTTCTGATATCTTTCACAAGTCTTTTATTGAAGTAAACGAAGAAGGTACCGAAGCTGCAGCGGCTACTGCTGCAACTATAATGTTGAGGAGTGCTCTGTCTTCATCTAAAATAGACTTTGTAGCAGACCACCCTTTCTTGTTCCTCATCAGAGAAGATTTAACTGGAACAGTACTCTTTATGGGCCAGGTGCTCGATCCTCGCGCTGGATGA